The Burkholderiales bacterium JOSHI_001 genomic sequence CGCCAGCATGGCCACGGTGTGGCTGTGGATGAAGGGCCTGCAGTGGGTGCCCGCGCCCCAGGCCGGCGTGTTCACCGTGATGCTGCCGGTCAGCGCCGCGGCCGTGGGCGCGCTGTTCCTGGGCGAAAGCTTCGGCGCCTGGCACGCCCTGGCCATGGCCCTGGCCCTGGCCGGGTTGCTGCTGGCCACATGGCCGCAGCGCGCCTGAGCGCTCAATCGCCCTGCCGCAGGTGGCCCACGATCCAGCAGGCCAGCGCAATGAGCAGGTTCGCCCCGCTCTCGCACATCAGGATGGCCGGGTTGGCCTCCTTGCCCTGCAGGATGATCAGCCGCGCCAGCGCCGTGATGGCGATGAACAGCGGGATGGTGATCGGGATGCGCTGGCTGGCGTAGAAGGCGCCCGGCATGCCCGGCACCTCGAAGCGATCCACCAGCCCACCAGCAGGGGTTTCAGCCGCCCTGCGCCATGGCCCGCAGCGCCTGGGCATTGGCGGGGGTGAGGCCGCGCTCGGTGATGATGCCGGTGACCAGCCGCGCCGGCGTGATGTCAAACGCCGGGTTCAGCGCCGAAGCGCCTTCGGGCGCGAGCCGCACCTCCTGCACCTGGCCCTGGGCGTCCTGGCCGCTGATGTGCGTCACCTCGCGCGGCGAGCGCAGCTCGATCGGGATGTCGGCCGCGCTGCGCTGCAGGTCCAGCGTGGACAGCGGCACCGCCGCGTAGAAGGGCACGCCGTTGTCGTGTGCCGCCAGCGCCTTCAGGTAGGTGCCGATCTTGTTGCAGACATCGCCCTCGGCGGTGACGCGGTCGGCACCCACGATGACGATGTCCACCTGGCCCTGCTGCATCAGGTGGCCGCCGGCGTTGTCGGCGATCACCGTGAAGGGCACGCCGGCGTGGCCCAGTTCCCAGGCGGTGAGCGACGCGCCCTGGTTGCGCGGCCGGGTCTCGTCCACCCACACGTGCAGTTGCACGCCGTTGGACTGGGCCTTGTACACCGGCGCCAGCGCCGTGCCCCAGTCCACCGTGGCCAGCCAGCCGGCATTGCAGTGGGTCAGCAGGTTCAGGCGCCGGCCCTTGCGGCGGGCCAGGTCGGTCAGCAGGCTGCAGCCGTGGTCGCCGATGGCCGAGTTCACGGCCACGTCCTCCTCGGCCAGGCCGTCGGCGGCTTGCCAGGCGGCGCTGCGGCGCTGGGCCAGCGGCAGCGGCAGCAGAAGCTTCAGCATGCGTTGCGTGGCCCAGGCCAGGTTCACCGCCGTGGGGCGCGATGCGTCCAGCCTGGCCTTGGCCGCGGTCAATGCGGCGTCGCTGGCGTCGGCCACGCATTGCAGCGCCATGCCGTAGGCGGCTGCGGCACCGATCAGCGGCGCGCCGCGCACCCACATCTGGCTGATGGCCTGCTCCACCTCGGCCAGGTCGTTGAGGCGTTCCACCTCCAGTTGGTGCGGCAGCCGGCGCTGGTCGATCACGTACACCGCGTCGCGCCCAGGGGCGGACCAGATCGTGCGGCGTCCTTCCACGCGGCCGCTCACAGCACGCGCCCTGCGACGACCTTCAGGCGTTCCACCAAGGCGGGGTCGCGGGCCGCCGGCGCGGTGATGAGGGCGTGCTCCAGGGCGCGGCGGCAATGGCAGTCAGCGCCATGCACATCGCCGTGGATGGCCGGTGCCACATCGGCCACCAGCGCCCGTGCGTGCTCGGCGTTGGACATCAGCACCGAGATGATGGCCTGCACGGTGACGTCGTCGTGCTGCGGGTGCCAGCAGTCGAAGTCGGTGACCATGGCCACGCTGGCGTAGCAGATCTCGGCCTCGCGGGCCAGCTTGGCCTCGGGCATGTTGGTCATGCCGATCACATCGCAATTCCAGCTGCGGTACAGCCGGCTTTCGGCCAGGGTGGAGAACTGCGGGCCCTCCATCACCAGGTAGGTGCCGCCGTCGGCGTGCGGCACGCCCTGGCGCGCCAGGCTGGCCAGCACATGCCGGCCCAGCCGGTGGCAGGTGGGCTGGGCCATGGACACATGGGCCACCAGGCCGGTGCCGAAGAAGCTTTTTTCGCGCGCGAAAGTGCGGTCGATGAACTGGTCCACCACCACGAAGGTGCCGGGCGCCAGGTCGGCGCGCAGGCCCCCCACGGCCGACAGCGACAGGATGTCGGTGACGCCCAGCGACTTCAGCGCCGCCACGTTGGCGCGGAAGTTCAGGTCGCTGGGCGGTATGCGGTGGCCGCGGCCGTGCCGCGGCAGGAAAGCCAATTCAGTGCTGCCGAGCCGGCCACGCAGAATCTCATCGGATGGCGCACCCCAAGGCGTGTCCACGCGCACCCAGCGCGTGTCCTGGAGTCCGGCGAGTTCATACACGCCGCTGCCACCGATGATGCCAAGAACAGGTCCCACGGCCATGGCCGCCCCTCCGGGTTTGTTCAACATCAAGCAGTCAGAGGCCCAACGAGCGGCCTGGGATACATGATAGCCACCGCCGCGTCACCTTGACGCAGGGCGACATGTGAATCTGGGTATCTGTCGGCCGCCCGATTCTTGGACGGCGCCGTACTGGTACCCGTATCAGGCCGACAGCGCCGGCGACCGTCGCCGCGCCTGCGAGGCCAACGCGGCCACCTCGGCCACGGCCTGGGCCTTCAGGCGATGGTCCGACCACACCTGGCGCCACAGGCGGGCGCCGGGCTGGCCATGGCGCAGGCCCAGCATGTGGCGCGCCATCAGCGCCCAGGGCGTGCCGTGCGCGGCTTGCTGGCGCGCCATGTAGGCCACGTAGCCGGCCTCGGCGGCATCCACATCCAGCCCGCCGGCGCCGCCGAACAAGGCCGCGTCCCAGGCCGCCAGTTTGGCCGGCTGCTGGTAGGCGTGGCGGCCGATCATCACGCCGTCCAGCACCCGCAGGTGCTGCTGCACGGCAGCCACATCGGCCAGGCCGCCGTTGAGCACGAACACCCCTTGCGGGAAGTCCTGCTTCAGGCGTTCCACGAAGGCGTGGCGCAGCGGCGGGATCTCGCGGTTGTCCTTGGGAGACAGGCCCTGCAGCCAGGCATTGCGCGCATGCACGATGAAGACCTGGCAGCCGCCCTCGGCCACGGTGCCGACGAAGTCGCGCACGAAGTCGTAGCTTTCGACGCGGTCGATGCCGATGCGGTGCTTCACCGTCACCGGCAGCGGCCGGGGCGACGCGGCCGCGGCTTCCACCATGGCGGCCACGCAGTCGCGCACCAGGCCCGGTTCGGCCATCAGGCAGGCGCCGAAGGCGCCGCGCTGCACCCTTTCACTGGGGCAGCCGCAATTCAGGTTCACCTCGTCATAGCCCCAGCGCTGGGCCAGCTTCACGCAGGCGGCCAGGTCGGCGGGTTCACTGCCACCCAGTTGCAGCGCCACCGGGTGCTCTTCGGCGCTGAAGTCCAGGTGGCGCGGCAGGTCGCCATGCAACAAGGCGCCGGTGGTCACCATCTCGGTGTACAGGCGCGCGTGCGGGCTGAGCAGGCGGTGCAGAAAGCGGCAGTGGCGGTCGGTCCAGTCCAGCATGGGCGCCACGCACAGGCGCCAGGGATTCACAGCTTGAGGGGAAGGCACAAATCGTCTCGTGGGCAGCCTGTGCCGGTGCGGCATGGAAGGGACGCGCGCGATACCGGGCGCCCGACTGAACGCGCATGGTAATCAAAGGGGCCGCGCGGGCCGCCGCGGGCGGCCCTTCAAAGTGCAAAGCTCTCCGCGTACACCAGCCGTTCCTCGACCAGCAGGCGCCGCCAGGCGGCGTTGCGCGGGTCGGGCACGGTGCGGTCGGTGTAGTAACGCTCGAACTCGCGCAGCAGCACCCGGTGCCGGAAGCCTGCCGTCAAGGCCGGCAGCGCAGCGGCATGGGACCAGATGGGCTGCTCCAGAAACAGCCCCGGCGACACCACCACCGCACTGGTCACCGAGCCCGATGCGGCGGTGGCCAGCACGCCGCCCACCGGCTTCAATTGTTCCAGCCGGTCGAAGCGCAGTGTGGCGCCGCCTCGGGTGCGCCGCATCACCTCGTCCGGCGCGCGGGGCAGCGCCAGGTCCTCGGGCAGCGCCCGCGTGGCCGCGTCACCGCCCACCAGGTGGCTGCCCAGTTGCTGCACATCCTGCCAGCCCAGGTCGCCCGCCATGTCCAGGGCCTGGCGCTGCAGCACCGCTTCCAGCCGGTTGCGCCCGTCTTCGAGCTGGGTGCCGGTGAAGTCGGCCACCACCGACGCGTTGGCCAGCGGGGACTCGGCCTGGCCGCCAGGGTTCAGGCGCCGCATCGGCCCGCGACGGGCCGCCGGGCCGTACACGTCCAGGCGCAGGCCGCCGTTGGCATCGCGGCCCAGCGTGGCCAGGCGGCGCGGCAGCAACTGCGCGAAGTCGCACAGCACGGTGCGCGAGACCTTGGCCGAAGGCAGCGCATGCGGCTGGAATCGCACCAGCGACAGTCGCACAAAGGGCGTGTAGCTGGACCCGGTGTTCAGCTCGATGTCGCAGTACCAGAGCTTGCGGTCCGGGTTGAAGTACACGCGGTGGCCCACCACGGTGGCCGGCTGGGCGTCTTCCTGCAGCAGCACCGACTCGGTCCGCACCCCGGCGCTG encodes the following:
- a CDS encoding S-methyl-5-thioribose-1-phosphate isomerase (PFAM: Initiation factor 2 subunit family~TIGRFAM: eIF-2B alpha/beta/delta-related uncharacterized proteins; S-methyl-5-thioribose-1-phosphate isomerase), which gives rise to MSGRVEGRRTIWSAPGRDAVYVIDQRRLPHQLEVERLNDLAEVEQAISQMWVRGAPLIGAAAAYGMALQCVADASDAALTAAKARLDASRPTAVNLAWATQRMLKLLLPLPLAQRRSAAWQAADGLAEEDVAVNSAIGDHGCSLLTDLARRKGRRLNLLTHCNAGWLATVDWGTALAPVYKAQSNGVQLHVWVDETRPRNQGASLTAWELGHAGVPFTVIADNAGGHLMQQGQVDIVIVGADRVTAEGDVCNKIGTYLKALAAHDNGVPFYAAVPLSTLDLQRSAADIPIELRSPREVTHISGQDAQGQVQEVRLAPEGASALNPAFDITPARLVTGIITERGLTPANAQALRAMAQGG
- a CDS encoding 5'-deoxy-5'-methylthioadenosine phosphorylase (PFAM: Phosphorylase superfamily~TIGRFAM: 5'-deoxy-5'-methylthioadenosine phosphorylase), with translation MAVGPVLGIIGGSGVYELAGLQDTRWVRVDTPWGAPSDEILRGRLGSTELAFLPRHGRGHRIPPSDLNFRANVAALKSLGVTDILSLSAVGGLRADLAPGTFVVVDQFIDRTFAREKSFFGTGLVAHVSMAQPTCHRLGRHVLASLARQGVPHADGGTYLVMEGPQFSTLAESRLYRSWNCDVIGMTNMPEAKLAREAEICYASVAMVTDFDCWHPQHDDVTVQAIISVLMSNAEHARALVADVAPAIHGDVHGADCHCRRALEHALITAPAARDPALVERLKVVAGRVL
- a CDS encoding tRNA-dihydrouridine synthase (PFAM: Dihydrouridine synthase (Dus)~TIGRFAM: tRNA dihydrouridine synthase A~manually curated), encoding MPSPQAVNPWRLCVAPMLDWTDRHCRFLHRLLSPHARLYTEMVTTGALLHGDLPRHLDFSAEEHPVALQLGGSEPADLAACVKLAQRWGYDEVNLNCGCPSERVQRGAFGACLMAEPGLVRDCVAAMVEAAAASPRPLPVTVKHRIGIDRVESYDFVRDFVGTVAEGGCQVFIVHARNAWLQGLSPKDNREIPPLRHAFVERLKQDFPQGVFVLNGGLADVAAVQQHLRVLDGVMIGRHAYQQPAKLAAWDAALFGGAGGLDVDAAEAGYVAYMARQQAAHGTPWALMARHMLGLRHGQPGARLWRQVWSDHRLKAQAVAEVAALASQARRRSPALSA